The Fibrobacter sp. UWEL genome includes a region encoding these proteins:
- the metG gene encoding methionine--tRNA ligase has product MKNFYVTTPIYYVNDAPHIGHSYTTVLADILTRFHKILGYQTYFLTGTDEHGQKVQRAAAKREVTPQEHVDEYYHRFEDLWKKMGICNDFFIRTTYPEHKAYVQECLQKLWDKGEIYSKEYEGWYSVGEERFFSEDELDENKCDPISHRPVEWLKEKNYFFKMSKYQQQLIDHLNTNPDWIVPDYRRNEILGFLRQPLNDLCISRPKARLSWGIPLPFDQDYVTYVWFDALLNYVSASTAFHKTYADGTPIWPATYHLIGKDILTTHSVYWPTMLMALDIPLPKHILAHGWWLVNGGEKMSKSAGNVVKPMDYMEKYGNDAFRYYLAREMVVGQDANFTHDSFVRRINADLANDLGNVLNRVHKLVLTNFEGKLPVAGAMDDAANDVMNLAKKVIEDIKQDLPQARLSQSIENIMTLVRSINRYFEIKAPWKLAKDPALKDELATVLYVAAEAVRLSLCMLWPVIPTKAEEGLTMLGTKFESAEDLVWGLLKGGEVFGEGKPLFPRIDEEVKPQQQQQQQKPKQNKPLTAADVPAAMDLRAAKIVEVADHPDATSLYVLKVDAGEGELRTVCSGLKASYEASELQDRMILLFANLKPAPLRGIMSAGMLFAGDLEAESHKCRLVAVPEGAKPGDRALFKGIAPSEPRELKLKDFEKIALSVKNGQVFCTAGEGAEAIALEIDGKAVTCDVPEGNGVH; this is encoded by the coding sequence ATGAAGAACTTTTACGTTACTACTCCGATTTATTATGTGAATGACGCGCCCCATATCGGTCATTCCTACACCACCGTCCTTGCAGACATTCTTACCCGCTTCCACAAGATTCTTGGATACCAGACCTACTTCCTGACCGGTACCGACGAACACGGCCAGAAGGTGCAGCGTGCCGCCGCCAAGCGCGAAGTGACTCCGCAGGAACATGTGGACGAATACTACCACCGTTTCGAAGATCTGTGGAAGAAGATGGGCATCTGCAACGACTTCTTCATCCGCACCACCTACCCTGAACACAAGGCTTATGTGCAGGAATGCCTGCAGAAGCTGTGGGACAAGGGCGAAATCTATTCCAAGGAATACGAAGGCTGGTACTCTGTCGGCGAAGAACGTTTCTTCTCTGAAGACGAACTGGACGAAAACAAGTGCGACCCCATTAGCCACCGCCCGGTGGAATGGCTGAAGGAAAAGAACTACTTCTTCAAGATGAGCAAGTATCAGCAGCAGCTCATTGATCACTTGAACACCAACCCGGACTGGATCGTTCCCGACTACCGTCGTAACGAAATCCTGGGCTTTTTGCGTCAGCCCCTGAACGACCTTTGCATCAGCCGCCCGAAGGCTCGCCTCTCCTGGGGTATTCCTCTGCCTTTCGACCAGGACTATGTGACCTACGTTTGGTTCGACGCTCTCTTGAACTATGTAAGCGCATCTACCGCTTTCCACAAGACTTATGCCGATGGCACTCCCATTTGGCCCGCCACCTATCACCTGATCGGTAAGGACATTCTTACCACTCATAGCGTGTACTGGCCCACTATGCTGATGGCTCTGGACATTCCTCTGCCCAAGCACATTCTGGCTCACGGCTGGTGGCTGGTGAACGGCGGCGAAAAAATGAGTAAGTCTGCTGGTAACGTTGTTAAGCCCATGGACTACATGGAAAAGTACGGCAACGACGCATTCCGCTACTACTTGGCCCGCGAAATGGTGGTTGGCCAGGACGCAAACTTCACCCACGATTCCTTTGTCCGTCGCATTAATGCCGACTTGGCAAACGACCTGGGCAACGTTCTGAACCGAGTCCACAAGCTGGTCCTCACCAACTTTGAAGGCAAGCTGCCCGTTGCAGGCGCTATGGATGACGCCGCCAACGACGTGATGAACTTGGCCAAGAAGGTCATCGAAGACATAAAGCAGGACCTGCCCCAGGCTCGTCTGTCCCAGTCCATCGAAAACATCATGACCTTGGTCCGTAGCATCAACCGCTACTTTGAAATCAAGGCTCCCTGGAAGCTGGCCAAGGACCCGGCTCTCAAGGATGAGCTGGCAACCGTTCTTTATGTGGCAGCAGAAGCTGTTCGCCTCAGCCTTTGCATGCTTTGGCCGGTAATCCCCACCAAGGCAGAAGAAGGCCTGACCATGCTGGGCACCAAGTTCGAAAGTGCCGAAGACCTGGTCTGGGGTCTGTTGAAGGGTGGCGAAGTCTTCGGCGAAGGCAAGCCCCTGTTCCCCCGCATCGACGAAGAAGTGAAGCCCCAGCAGCAGCAACAGCAGCAGAAGCCCAAGCAGAACAAGCCGCTGACCGCAGCTGACGTTCCTGCCGCCATGGACCTCCGCGCCGCAAAGATCGTTGAAGTGGCAGACCATCCGGATGCAACTTCTCTGTACGTTCTCAAGGTTGACGCAGGCGAAGGCGAACTCCGCACCGTTTGCTCCGGCCTTAAGGCTAGCTACGAAGCTTCTGAACTTCAGGATCGCATGATTCTTTTGTTCGCAAACCTGAAGCCCGCACCGCTTCGCGGTATCATGAGCGCAGGTATGCTCTTCGCTGGCGACTTGGAAGCCGAATCCCACAAGTGCCGCCTGGTGGCAGTGCCCGAAGGTGCAAAGCCCGGTGACCGCGCATTGTTCAAGGGAATCGCTCCCAGCGAACCTCGCGAACTGAAGCTGAAGGATTTCGAAAAGATCGCTCTCTCCGTCAAGAACGGCCAAGTGTTCTGCACCGCAGGCGAAGGCGCCGAAGCCATCGCTCTGGAAATCGACGGCAAGGCAGTGACCTGCGACGTCCCCGAAGGAAATGGAGTGCATTAA
- a CDS encoding HD-GYP domain-containing protein → MDSSFAKILVIDDTKTNIEVLEGILCGEYDMYVALNGKKGLALTEKVKPDLILLDVMMPEMDGYETLRQMKARGLVDDTPVIFLTAKADAKSEQTGLDLGAVDYIVKPFNPDLVRLRIKNQLEFKHQRDHLHELVEEKTLDLRKTLKVMLTSLGALAEYRDTDTGEHIKRTQVLVQMLAEKLKNHPDFSAAIPSKEYIEFYATAAPLHDIGKVGIPDEILHKPAKLTDEEREIMSKHPQMGYDVLSNATRELADHPLVKIAAEIILNHHERWDGMGYPNKLKGTDIPVGARLMAVADVYDALVSRRPYKEPFPHEVAVAEIQNGRGTQFDPIVVDTFMELQSQLPALYERFKDGTI, encoded by the coding sequence ATGGATAGCTCATTTGCTAAGATTCTCGTTATTGACGACACCAAAACCAACATTGAAGTGTTGGAAGGAATCTTGTGCGGTGAATACGACATGTATGTTGCCCTCAACGGCAAAAAGGGCTTGGCTTTGACCGAAAAGGTTAAGCCGGACCTCATTCTCCTGGATGTGATGATGCCGGAAATGGATGGTTATGAGACCCTCCGGCAGATGAAGGCTCGGGGCCTCGTGGATGATACCCCGGTTATTTTCCTTACCGCAAAGGCTGACGCCAAGAGTGAACAGACGGGTCTGGATCTTGGTGCCGTAGACTACATCGTAAAGCCTTTTAATCCGGATCTTGTACGCCTGCGTATTAAAAATCAGCTGGAATTCAAGCATCAGCGTGATCATCTCCACGAACTGGTGGAAGAAAAGACTCTGGATTTACGTAAAACCTTGAAGGTCATGCTTACCAGTCTTGGCGCCTTGGCTGAATATCGCGATACGGATACGGGTGAACACATTAAGCGCACTCAGGTTCTTGTCCAGATGCTTGCTGAAAAGCTGAAGAACCATCCGGACTTTAGCGCTGCTATTCCGAGTAAGGAATATATCGAATTTTATGCAACTGCAGCTCCCTTGCACGATATTGGCAAGGTGGGCATTCCCGATGAAATTCTCCACAAGCCTGCAAAGCTTACGGATGAAGAACGTGAAATCATGAGCAAGCACCCCCAGATGGGCTATGACGTTCTGTCTAACGCTACTCGTGAATTGGCAGATCATCCCCTGGTAAAGATTGCGGCAGAGATTATCCTGAACCATCATGAACGTTGGGATGGCATGGGATACCCGAATAAATTGAAGGGGACTGATATTCCAGTCGGTGCCAGACTGATGGCCGTTGCCGATGTCTATGACGCCCTGGTTTCCCGTAGACCTTATAAGGAACCGTTCCCTCACGAAGTTGCTGTAGCGGAAATCCAGAATGGCCGCGGTACTCAGTTTGATCCCATTGTTGTGGATACCTTTATGGAACTTCAGTCCCAATTGCCCGCTCTTTATGAACGGTTTAAGGACGGGACGATTTAG